The Erinaceus europaeus chromosome 13, mEriEur2.1, whole genome shotgun sequence genome segment ctcactccccctgcctccggaacattggtttggcccttgctcccCATGCCTCTGGGAcactttccttctccctgccccagtcgtacatatttcctttgttcctgactcttccgccagaggagagaggcaggagagaattgtgttgtgattagaagagattagctTTTTGGACCGAAACCACACTCGtggataaagattgaactgcgttctcagctcagccaggaGCCCCTGGTCGTCTCTCCCACCCACACAGCTAATCTGGcactacataatcattgttttgcctgaaagatccccacccattccattcctttgatctatctcctTTCTagctcaagaccctccctgcctgcaggggagtattattaatcctaccagttaaaacccttgcaacagttgctaaggaagttcctacctttccagtcccttttgcttttctccacccctttactAGCCATTTCTATTTCTCACCTGCCatttccaggtctgccctttaaaaggctgtgctccctgatcaataaagaatcgaattgctttgccaccatgagtctgttcctAAGTCATCACTCTCGTGTTGCctagtgagtagcagcccagactgGCTCCAGTCgtgttctcttcaacccagagagtacacgcccgggaagaggcacccccatgctagcctgccACTCAGGTTCCttactaggtctataaagtcatTCTAAAATGTTTATGTGGAtaagaattgtttttcttttttaaataaagggttatcttttaaaactttttattgttgttgtagttattactactgttcttattgatgttgtcaatattagataggacagaaagaaatggagagagtagaggaagacagagagggcgaaagataaaataataagcaCCTTCTAACTctattcaccgcttgtgaagtgactcccatacaggtggggagcttagggctcaaaccgggatccttatgccagttcttccattttacgtcagtccttgagcatgacccactgtgctactgcccaattcccaggaaTGGTTTTTCTAATGCCAGTGATTTTGTATGTTTATCAGTTTTATCATGCCCATTCATTGTTGACATCAGTAAATTCTCAGTACAAAGTGAATTTATTTCATATATTAGAATTTAAGACAAAGAATCAAAGTACATACTCATATTCCTTTCATGTATGAACTATTCAGAGGTGTGGGTTACCTCGTATAGCATGGAACTGTGATTTCTACaattatttagatatatttacttatatattaacaGAAGATGGAGAAATAGACAATAATCCAGAACATGTCTCTAGCCCATGTAGTGCAAAAGCTCACACCTGAGAACTATTACATTGAACAACTAGCCTCTACACCATGTCTCaggttgcatctctctctctctaatctttAGTACACAGCTTATGCTCAAAAGCTTGATTTCCACTGGGAATATTTTTGTGTTTGAAAATTAGTGGAACAACTGAATCTTTTACTACATAGGTTTTTGCTTCACTGTGAATACATTTTTATGTCTACAAAGAGGGCCAGAATAACGGAATGTTTTCAACACTGGTTACATTCATCAAACTTTCCTTAATGGTGAGTTATTTCATGTTGACAAAGATGACAGGGTGAATCCATGTTtttgggtttctctccactgtgaaatctttcatgtctccgaagatTACTGGGaaaactgaatgctttactacacagtttacatccatagggtttctctccactgtgagttctttcatgtatctgAAGATTACTGGAAAatgtgaatgttttactacatagtttacatttgtAGGGGTTCTCTCCACTATGAATTTTTTGATGTTTCTGAAGATAACTGGAATGactgttttactacatagtttacatacaTAGAGAtcctctccactgtgaatttctTTGAAgtctctgaagatgactggaacgactgaatgttttactacactatttgcattcatagggtttctctccactgtgaattctttcaattCTCCGAAGATTACTGGGaaaactgaatgctttactacacagtttacatCCATCAGGTTTCTCTCCACcatgagttctttcatgtctctgaagattaCTGGAACTAGTGAATCTTTtattacatagtttacattcatagtgtTTCtatccactgtgaattctttcatgtagctgaagactactggaatctctgaatgttttactacatagtttacattcatagggtttctctccactgtgagttcttttatGTCTCCGAAGACTAcgggaacaactgaatgttttactacactgtttacattcaatcggtttctctccactgtgaattctttcatgtgtccgaagactaTTGGAATCtcggaatgttttactacatagtttacatacatagggtttttctccactgtgaattcgttCATGcctctgaagactactggaatgactgaatgttttactacatagtttacattcatagggtttctctccactgtgaattcttttatgtgtctgaagatgactggaacgactgaatgttttactacactgtttacatttatagggtttctcaccacggtgagttctttcatgtctcctAAGACTACTGGaacgactgaatgttttactacatacttTACatacatagggtttctctccactgtgaattcttttatgtAGCTGAAGAGTACCAGATTGCCTGAACGTTATACCACATAgattacattcatagggtttctctccactgtgaattctttcatgtgtcctaaGATTACTGGAATGAccaaatgttttactacatagtttacattcatagagtttctttccactgtgaattctttcatgtctcctaAGACTACTGGAatgactgaatgttttcctacatagtttacattcatagggtttctgtccactgtgagttctttcatgttggTCAAGATGATTAGAATGAGTGAATAATTTGTTGTATACTTCATATTCTTTAGATTTTCTACCATTCTGACTTTCTTTGCCCTCAGAGATTTTCACAGTTGTATTCCTGTAAAATAATGAATAATTAATTAACGACATTTTAATGAACAAAATTGAAATTGTGTCTATTTTCAAAATGTAGGACACTATTTTACTTAATAGCCACAAAACCAGACATTAACAATAGATTTGACTAAAAACATATACTGAAAAATAccacaaatattcaaaattataaaaagatctcacgttaaaaataaagttaaaaatttggtaaaaagggctgggcagtggcccaggaggctgagcacacatgcagTGATGCTCAAAGACCTAGATTTGAGACCCTagacccaacctgcaggaggaaagctttgcaagtggtgaagtaggaatgctggagtctctctgcctttctcactctctgtctccgccttcttcttgatttctggatgtctctatccaataaataaacatttaagatATAAATTGGTGAaatcaacaaggggaacaaaaaggaacataaatatgtaaataaatgtttacaaaATTGATGAAATCTAAATACTTTCATAAAATATGCTAAAACTAATTATATCTTCAGAGGTATTTTGTATGTATTAATTGAACTAGTATTTGTTAATAGCAAGTGTTAGGTTTCTGTTGACATTTTTTATTGAAAAGATTGATCTTTTCTCTAAgttcataaaaatataaatattcataCATTGAAGATATTGTTTCCAAgtgtaatattttataaatactaagcatctttgccccctttttaaaatttcagtttacttgttacatgtgagaaagattttcctatgaaatagataaaagacagataatgtagaaCATCATTATGGTACGTTTGTTGCCAGTGACTCAAATGAAAACTTTAGTCGTATAGATCATATACTTCTTCTTTGAGTCACTTGTCCAACCGACTATTCTACAATCTATTCATGAAGTATTTTTGATGAGCTTATTTGaaaattttatctatttgttgtagtgattgtaaatttcattttcttaataaattgTATTCAAAGGGGTGCTATGTAACTGTGAAATCAGAGCACACAGTGAAGAACCCATGAGTCTACTTATACAGGGAAACCATGCAGGCACCAGATCTCAGTAAACTACTCAGAGACAACATTTTTGACAACAAGGTGGTACATCACACTTCATTGTAATTGTATCTCTCACCGTTGTTTACTCCCAGGCAAGTTATGCTGCTCTTTGGTggaattttcttgtatcttttctaaaattacaaaatacaaATGTATTAGAAATTATAAAAGTAAGTTGACTTTTTGATCCATCGTGACTCATGGTCAAACCT includes the following:
- the LOC132542595 gene encoding zinc finger protein 878-like; amino-acid sequence: MAVSWGSVTYEDVTVIFTQEEWALLNPSEKKLYRDVMCENFRNFLSIEKIQENSTKEQHNLPGSKQRNTTVKISEGKESQNGRKSKEYEVYNKLFTHSNHLDQHERTHSGQKPYECKLCRKTFSHSSSLRRHERIHSGKKLYECKLCSKTFGHSSNLRTHERIHSGEKPYECNLCGITFRQSGTLQLHKRIHSGEKPYVCKVCSKTFSRSSSLRRHERTHRGEKPYKCKQCSKTFSRSSHLQTHKRIHSGEKPYECKLCSKTFSHSSSLQRHERIHSGEKPYVCKLCSKTFRDSNSKMRKLQKLFIFILRPSSFMSPEYLGEPLGGALLPVDGSVSQAAQPKASTKIE